The DNA sequence CCATGCTGTCCAAGAGCCGGTCCTACCGGTGGAGCTGGAGTAGCTTTTCCTGCTGGTATTTGAAGTTTAATCTGTCCAATTACCTTTTTAGCCATTATATACACCTCCTGTTAGATTACTTTACCTTTTTAACCTGATAAAACTCAAGTTCTACTGGAGTTTCTCTTCCAAACATGGAAATGTTGACCTTTGCATGTTTTTTGTCATGGTTGATTTCTTCAATCGTACCTGCAAAACCATCAAAAGGTCCTCCTGAAACTTGGATTTTATCTCCTATAGAGAAATCTACAACAAGGTCAAAGCTCTTTTGCTTTTCAACTCCCATGTTCTCAACTTCTTCTGCTGTTAGCGCTACTGGTTTTGAGTTTGGTCCTACAAATCCAGTAACTCCTTTTGTATTCCTTACAACGTACCAGGATTCGTCCGTAACAATCATCTTAATCAGCACATAACCCGGAAACACTTTCCTTTGCCTGATTTTTTCTTTGCCATTCTTGTTTTCGACAACGTCTTCAACAGGAACAGCAACGTCCTGAATCAAGTCTTCCATGCCTCTGTTGGCAACGGCTTTTTCAATTGTAGCTTTCACCTTGTTTTCATGTCCGGAATAAGTATGTATTACATACCATTTGGCTTGTTCTTGTTCTGACATAGACATCAGCCTAAAAAGGCCTGACCCTCCTTTTGGTTAACGATTATAAAGAAACTACTTTCTCAATGATAAACCCTAGCCCAGAATCTATAAGATAAATTATTAAGCTCACAATAAATACTGAGAATATAACAATCCAAGTATAGTTTGTTAATTCCTTGCGGCTTGGCCAATGAACCTTTTTAAGTTCTGTTCTGGTTTCTCTTAGAGAAGCTCCTATACCTTTTTTTACATTTGCTTCTGCTGACAATCCATTCACACCCTTTGACTATTTAGTTTCTTTATGCGCAGTGTGCTTTTTGCAGAATCTGCAGTATTTGCTAAGCTCTATTCTGTCTGGGTCATTCTTCTTGTTTTTTGTAGTGTTGTAGTTTCTTTGCTTACACTCTTGGCAAGCAAGTGTTATTTTTACTCTCATGGTCCACCTCCTACATTAATATGTGTTAGAAGGAT is a window from the Acetoanaerobium noterae genome containing:
- the secE gene encoding preprotein translocase subunit SecE, with product MSAEANVKKGIGASLRETRTELKKVHWPSRKELTNYTWIVIFSVFIVSLIIYLIDSGLGFIIEKVVSL
- the rpmG gene encoding 50S ribosomal protein L33, giving the protein MRVKITLACQECKQRNYNTTKNKKNDPDRIELSKYCRFCKKHTAHKETK
- the nusG gene encoding transcription termination/antitermination protein NusG, coding for MSEQEQAKWYVIHTYSGHENKVKATIEKAVANRGMEDLIQDVAVPVEDVVENKNGKEKIRQRKVFPGYVLIKMIVTDESWYVVRNTKGVTGFVGPNSKPVALTAEEVENMGVEKQKSFDLVVDFSIGDKIQVSGGPFDGFAGTIEEINHDKKHAKVNISMFGRETPVELEFYQVKKVK